A genome region from Aestuariivirga litoralis includes the following:
- a CDS encoding GNAT family N-acetyltransferase, protein MGVEFWSLHEQEQLWPKGKLPKGCRLIHVTTLQSLARLAPAWRTLEQTSAVRPTVFQSFDWVSHWCEVFACPESRVELSVVVGYRGDEVVFIAPWQKAHRPGISRLVWLTYPMAQYGDVLCQAGEDASMWLDSAVAMMKRQGNYDLLHLRHVRKSSVFYPYAMSRFFDGKLYEKAPWMDYSIYPDAESYEGRLTRQQRKHRKHVRGKLEKIGEVKFETLEPGPRWDEVLDLALSEKRDWLESNGLVSAVISEKRHDELLKTLGHRDQGDVKIDLTQLSVNGNSVCWEIGLRYGKTHYCYIIARRNAVKDQSPGRLHFELNQRRTFQEGLTSFDLLSPNDAYKESWANSAEPVNDYYYPLTARGSVYGRLYISLLRPTLRRLYNYAPVSLKRAVAR, encoded by the coding sequence ATGGGGGTGGAGTTTTGGAGCTTGCATGAACAGGAACAGCTTTGGCCGAAGGGCAAGCTGCCCAAGGGCTGCAGGCTGATTCACGTCACCACGTTGCAGAGTCTCGCTCGCCTAGCTCCCGCCTGGCGCACGCTGGAGCAAACCAGTGCCGTGCGTCCCACGGTCTTCCAGAGCTTTGATTGGGTTTCGCATTGGTGCGAAGTTTTCGCCTGTCCCGAAAGCCGTGTTGAGCTGAGCGTTGTTGTAGGTTACCGCGGCGACGAAGTTGTTTTCATCGCACCTTGGCAAAAGGCCCACCGTCCCGGCATTTCACGTCTGGTCTGGCTGACCTATCCGATGGCGCAATATGGCGATGTTCTATGCCAAGCCGGCGAAGATGCCAGCATGTGGCTGGACAGCGCGGTTGCGATGATGAAACGTCAGGGCAATTACGACCTTTTGCACTTGCGCCATGTGCGCAAGAGCAGTGTCTTTTATCCCTATGCGATGTCGAGATTCTTTGATGGCAAGCTTTACGAAAAGGCCCCGTGGATGGATTATTCAATCTATCCGGATGCCGAGAGCTATGAAGGCCGCCTGACACGCCAGCAGAGGAAGCACCGCAAGCATGTGCGCGGCAAGTTGGAAAAAATCGGCGAAGTGAAATTCGAAACCCTGGAACCCGGGCCTCGTTGGGACGAAGTGCTGGATCTCGCACTGTCTGAAAAGCGCGACTGGCTTGAAAGCAACGGCCTCGTCAGCGCCGTGATCTCCGAGAAGCGCCATGATGAATTGTTGAAGACCCTGGGCCACCGCGACCAAGGCGACGTGAAGATTGATCTCACGCAGCTCAGCGTCAACGGCAATTCCGTGTGTTGGGAAATTGGCCTGCGCTATGGCAAAACGCACTACTGCTACATTATTGCGCGCCGCAATGCCGTGAAGGATCAATCGCCCGGCCGCCTGCATTTTGAATTGAACCAGCGCCGCACATTCCAGGAGGGCTTGACGTCCTTTGACCTGCTTTCACCCAACGATGCCTACAAGGAATCCTGGGCCAACAGCGCTGAGCCGGTGAATGATTATTATTATCCGCTCACCGCGCGCGGTTCGGTTTACGGCAGGCTCTATATCAGCCTGTTGCGTCCGACCCTGCGTCGGCTTTACAACTACGCTCCAGTCAGCCTCAAGCGTGCAGTCGCCCGCTAA
- a CDS encoding YeeE/YedE family protein, translating to MNVTLYTPGAGLAGGILIGLSAVLLLASAGRIAGCSGIFRKLLTLNFTDDSAWRAIFIAGLLIGAYVAGPHAANAQNLSFVGLPALVIGGVLVGFGTALAHGCTSGHGICGLARFSMRSLVATCTFMVVAIITVFITRHVLGG from the coding sequence ATGAACGTCACACTTTACACACCTGGAGCCGGTCTTGCCGGCGGCATTCTGATCGGACTGTCGGCCGTGCTGCTTTTGGCAAGTGCAGGCCGCATCGCCGGCTGTTCGGGCATTTTCCGCAAATTGCTAACCTTGAATTTCACCGATGACAGCGCGTGGCGCGCCATTTTCATCGCGGGCCTGTTAATCGGCGCATATGTGGCAGGCCCCCATGCGGCCAATGCGCAGAACCTGTCCTTCGTCGGCCTTCCCGCATTGGTGATCGGCGGCGTGCTGGTGGGATTTGGAACTGCGTTGGCCCATGGCTGCACGTCAGGCCACGGCATCTGTGGCCTGGCGCGGTTTTCAATGCGCTCGCTGGTGGCCACTTGCACCTTCATGGTTGTAGCCATCATCACCGTCTTCATCACCCGTCATGTGTTGGGAGGCTGA
- a CDS encoding YeeE/YedE family protein, translating into MMMRLSVLISGVLFGVGLAVSGMVNPAKILNFLDLTGNFDPTLIFVMGGGLLTALIGYRFVLKRKRPLFEDRFHLPTAKDIDLKLVGGSALFGLGWGITGFCPGPALASLVYGQWQSIVFVIAMAAGALLAKLVPQQN; encoded by the coding sequence ATGATGATGCGTCTCTCGGTTCTGATCTCTGGTGTGCTCTTCGGTGTCGGCCTTGCGGTTTCCGGGATGGTGAACCCCGCCAAGATTCTGAATTTCCTTGATCTCACCGGAAACTTCGATCCCACGCTGATCTTCGTGATGGGCGGCGGTTTGCTCACCGCATTGATCGGCTATCGCTTCGTGCTGAAGCGCAAGCGTCCACTTTTTGAAGATCGCTTCCATCTTCCAACGGCGAAGGACATTGATCTCAAACTGGTCGGCGGCTCAGCCCTGTTTGGCCTGGGCTGGGGCATCACCGGATTTTGTCCGGGCCCTGCCCTTGCTTCACTGGTCTATGGCCAATGGCAGAGCATTGTGTTTGTGATCGCCATGGCGGCAGGTGCTCTTCTCGCCAAGCTGGTGCCGCAGCAGAATTAG
- a CDS encoding 2Fe-2S iron-sulfur cluster-binding protein: MAKITFIQHDGKEISVNGVPGMTVMETAVKNQVQGIDADCGGACACATCHVYVEPEWVEKTGSRNPMEADMLDFAFDVKDNSRLSCQIKVTDALDGLRVKVPEKQF, from the coding sequence ATGGCAAAAATCACTTTCATTCAGCATGATGGCAAGGAAATCTCGGTCAACGGCGTGCCCGGCATGACGGTGATGGAAACCGCAGTCAAAAACCAGGTGCAAGGCATTGATGCCGATTGCGGCGGGGCCTGCGCCTGCGCCACCTGCCACGTTTATGTGGAGCCGGAATGGGTGGAGAAAACCGGCAGCCGCAATCCGATGGAAGCCGACATGCTGGATTTTGCTTTCGATGTGAAAGACAATTCGCGCCTGTCCTGCCAGATCAAAGTGACGGATGCGCTTGATGGTCTGCGCGTGAAGGTTCCGGAAAAGCAGTTCTAA
- a CDS encoding Hpt domain-containing protein → MFTNLDYDCGLFWAQIQTVENRKRNKAMENLEQMKKGAVLVFDRQVLMHQTSEDQALAQEVLGLFFKHLNRLESSDWQELQLPFEMHTLRGAAASVGAVQIEDLSGHWRTLGERLETQLRQAAKAFRAAAETF, encoded by the coding sequence TTGTTTACGAATTTGGATTATGACTGTGGCTTGTTCTGGGCACAGATCCAGACGGTGGAAAACAGGAAGCGGAACAAGGCGATGGAAAATCTGGAGCAGATGAAAAAGGGCGCTGTGCTGGTTTTTGACCGGCAGGTTCTGATGCATCAAACCTCGGAAGACCAGGCGCTCGCGCAAGAAGTGCTCGGTTTGTTTTTCAAGCACCTGAACCGATTGGAATCATCTGATTGGCAAGAGCTGCAATTGCCTTTTGAAATGCACACCCTGCGTGGCGCCGCCGCGTCAGTCGGTGCTGTCCAGATCGAGGATTTGAGTGGCCATTGGCGCACGCTCGGCGAACGGCTGGAAACCCAGCTGCGCCAAGCCGCCAAGGCGTTCCGCGCCGCCGCCGAGACGTTTTAA
- the dgcA gene encoding N-acetyl-D-Glu racemase DgcA gives MLRLSFGAESFPIAGTFTISRGSKTAADVVAVQLERNGFKGQGEGVPYPRYNETVPQCLAALEAASAKIETGITRESLPALNLPKAVLNALDCALWDLEAKTQQVPAWKLAGLSGLKPQVTAFTISLDTPEAMAAAALKAAHYPLLKLKLGRNGDSERLAAIRAAVPSARLIVDANEGWDESTLADMLAHCAKADVELVEQPLPQGKDDALKHIKRSTLICADESAHDAASLAELKGKYDAVNIKLDKTGGLTGALEMAKAARAQDFKIMVGCMLATSLAMAPAFLVAQLADYVDLDGPLWMKKDREPAISYAKGVMQAPVTALWG, from the coding sequence TTGCTTCGCCTCTCCTTCGGCGCGGAAAGCTTTCCGATTGCCGGCACCTTCACCATTTCGCGTGGTTCAAAAACCGCCGCTGATGTGGTGGCGGTGCAACTGGAGCGGAATGGCTTCAAGGGCCAGGGCGAGGGCGTGCCCTACCCGCGTTACAATGAAACCGTGCCGCAATGCCTTGCGGCACTCGAGGCTGCCAGCGCTAAGATCGAAACAGGCATCACCCGCGAGTCTTTGCCCGCTCTAAATTTGCCCAAGGCCGTCCTGAACGCGTTGGATTGCGCGCTGTGGGACTTGGAAGCCAAGACGCAGCAGGTTCCCGCCTGGAAACTGGCCGGTTTGAGTGGGCTGAAACCACAAGTCACTGCCTTCACCATCAGCCTAGACACACCCGAAGCAATGGCCGCCGCTGCGCTGAAAGCCGCTCACTATCCCCTACTCAAACTCAAGCTGGGCCGTAATGGCGACTCCGAACGCCTCGCCGCCATCCGCGCCGCTGTGCCAAGCGCGCGCCTGATCGTCGATGCCAACGAAGGCTGGGATGAAAGCACCCTCGCAGACATGCTGGCGCACTGCGCGAAAGCCGATGTTGAACTGGTCGAGCAACCCTTGCCACAAGGCAAGGATGACGCGCTCAAACACATTAAACGCAGCACGCTCATCTGCGCCGACGAAAGCGCGCATGACGCGGCCTCGCTGGCCGAACTCAAAGGCAAATACGATGCGGTCAACATCAAGCTCGATAAGACCGGTGGATTGACTGGCGCACTTGAAATGGCAAAGGCCGCGCGCGCGCAGGATTTCAAGATCATGGTGGGCTGCATGCTGGCCACATCACTCGCCATGGCTCCAGCTTTTCTCGTCGCACAACTAGCCGACTATGTGGATCTCGACGGCCCGCTCTGGATGAAGAAAGACCGTGAGCCTGCGATCAGCTACGCGAAGGGTGTGATGCAAGCCCCTGTAACCGCTCTGTGGGGCTAA
- a CDS encoding MFS transporter — protein sequence MTARHFGLRFSLAYALMMTGSGIQLPFLPLWLQAQGLSLAQISAVVAAMTAMRVIGAPLFAAIADMTGRRFLVIRSCAIAAVLAYGTLSQMQGYPMIMGVALAAALFFAPVFPLVEGFSVDTASRVGLDYGRLRLWASLSFLAGSLISGALLTVLSAKDTMMLITAAQMLTVVATLLLPPEPPKPAHHLDVAAMQFGPALRFLFASRFTVFLVAASLSNSSHGMLYSVSSVYWDSLGFSSFGIGALWAFGIFTEVTLFFLSKRLITHLPVQHLLCIGLLGATVRWVGMAYATNYYLIAALMAFHGISFATAHLSLMHFIRLNVPSNLRNTAQGLYTAFASGLLLSGVTWASGPLYARYGGEAFLFTAAIALVGLVVALFNLVWLSPTERLQGLASHPSRS from the coding sequence ATGACCGCTCGCCACTTCGGATTGCGCTTTTCCCTTGCCTACGCCCTGATGATGACGGGCAGCGGCATCCAGCTTCCCTTCCTGCCGCTTTGGCTGCAGGCGCAAGGGTTGAGCTTGGCGCAGATCTCCGCTGTTGTGGCTGCGATGACGGCGATGCGGGTGATCGGGGCGCCGCTGTTTGCAGCAATTGCCGACATGACCGGGCGGCGCTTCCTGGTGATCCGCAGCTGTGCCATTGCCGCCGTGCTGGCCTACGGCACGCTCTCGCAGATGCAGGGCTATCCGATGATCATGGGCGTGGCGCTGGCCGCCGCGTTGTTTTTTGCACCGGTGTTTCCTTTGGTGGAGGGGTTCAGCGTTGATACGGCCTCGCGCGTCGGCCTTGATTATGGTCGCTTGCGCCTTTGGGCCAGTCTCAGCTTTCTGGCCGGCAGTTTGATTTCGGGGGCGTTGCTCACCGTGCTGTCGGCCAAGGACACGATGATGCTGATTACTGCGGCGCAGATGCTGACAGTGGTGGCCACGTTGTTGTTGCCGCCGGAGCCGCCGAAACCTGCACATCATCTGGATGTGGCTGCGATGCAATTCGGGCCGGCGCTGAGATTCCTGTTCGCCTCGCGCTTCACGGTTTTCCTGGTGGCCGCCAGCCTTTCGAACAGCAGCCATGGCATGCTCTACTCAGTGAGCAGCGTTTACTGGGACAGCCTAGGCTTCAGCAGTTTTGGCATCGGCGCGCTGTGGGCCTTCGGTATTTTCACCGAAGTGACGCTGTTCTTCCTGTCGAAACGGCTGATCACACATTTGCCGGTGCAGCATCTTCTCTGCATCGGATTGCTTGGCGCCACGGTGCGCTGGGTGGGCATGGCTTATGCCACCAACTATTACCTGATCGCTGCGCTGATGGCTTTCCATGGAATCTCATTCGCCACGGCGCATCTGTCGCTGATGCACTTCATCCGGCTCAATGTGCCGAGCAATCTGCGCAACACTGCGCAAGGGCTTTATACGGCTTTTGCGTCCGGGCTTTTGCTGTCAGGCGTCACCTGGGCTTCGGGCCCGCTCTATGCACGCTATGGTGGGGAAGCGTTCCTGTTCACTGCGGCCATCGCCTTGGTGGGATTGGTGGTGGCGCTATTCAATCTGGTCTGGCTTAGCCCCACAGAGCGGTTACAGGGGCTTGCATCACACCCTTCGCGTAGCTGA
- a CDS encoding L,D-transpeptidase family protein, protein MSKSIMSRRQLLQLAAALPFSLSATRALAEDPANIGSITSIAPRIAMQGKLSTKTEILVGQGQAPMLTLGSYTALQGAIGQYEDIVAGGGWPILAPAKYDKTAKPATIRLLRQRLVREGYLQFDSLVSADSGAWNIDLIAAIKAFQYNHGALPTGKIDERTRQELNISAPARLYTLKENAPRIAEHMRDLGPRYIAVNIPGAQLEAVELGQLYSRHNVVVGKLDRPTPSLKSRVSDIIFNPTWNAPASIVAKDIIPKMLADRSYLRQMNIHIYDGVGGPEIDPASVDWQNTAPDRYIFRQESGEINSLGNVKINFPNKFMVYLHDTPHRELFATNNRWESSGCVRVDKVKNLITWVMNGQYGYDEANWDPIIQSRQTQKLPVSRGPDVRFMYLTAWATEDGRVNFRPDVYKLDGKGFILGQPEPLVAG, encoded by the coding sequence GTGTCGAAGTCCATTATGAGCCGCCGCCAGCTGTTGCAACTTGCCGCTGCGCTGCCATTTTCATTGTCTGCAACGCGCGCGCTGGCTGAAGATCCCGCCAACATTGGCTCGATTACGTCGATTGCACCGCGCATCGCGATGCAGGGCAAGCTTTCCACCAAAACTGAAATTCTCGTGGGGCAAGGCCAGGCGCCCATGCTCACATTGGGCTCCTACACGGCCCTGCAGGGCGCCATCGGCCAGTATGAAGATATCGTGGCCGGCGGCGGCTGGCCAATTCTTGCCCCGGCCAAGTATGACAAGACGGCCAAGCCCGCCACCATCCGCCTGCTACGCCAGCGCTTGGTGCGTGAGGGCTATCTGCAATTTGACAGCCTCGTCAGTGCCGATTCAGGTGCATGGAACATTGACTTGATCGCCGCGATCAAGGCTTTCCAATATAATCACGGCGCCCTGCCCACCGGCAAAATCGACGAGCGCACCAGGCAGGAGCTGAACATCTCCGCTCCGGCGCGCCTCTATACGCTGAAGGAAAATGCCCCGCGCATCGCCGAACACATGCGCGATCTGGGCCCACGCTACATCGCCGTGAACATTCCCGGCGCACAGCTTGAAGCGGTGGAACTGGGCCAGCTTTACTCGCGCCATAACGTGGTTGTCGGCAAACTGGACAGGCCCACACCTTCGCTGAAAAGCCGGGTGAGCGATATCATTTTCAATCCCACCTGGAATGCGCCGGCCTCGATCGTGGCCAAGGACATCATTCCGAAAATGCTGGCTGATCGCTCGTATTTGCGCCAGATGAACATCCACATCTATGATGGCGTGGGCGGGCCTGAAATTGATCCGGCCAGCGTGGATTGGCAGAATACAGCACCCGATCGCTATATCTTCAGACAGGAATCCGGCGAGATCAATTCGCTGGGCAATGTGAAGATCAACTTCCCCAACAAGTTCATGGTCTATCTGCATGACACGCCGCACCGCGAGCTGTTTGCCACCAATAACCGCTGGGAAAGCTCTGGCTGCGTGCGCGTGGACAAGGTGAAGAACCTGATCACCTGGGTGATGAATGGCCAATATGGCTATGACGAAGCCAATTGGGACCCGATCATTCAGAGCCGCCAGACGCAGAAACTGCCTGTCAGCCGGGGGCCCGATGTGCGCTTCATGTATCTCACCGCCTGGGCCACCGAAGATGGCCGGGTGAATTTCAGGCCGGATGTGTACAAGCTGGATGGCAAGGGCTTCATCCTGGGCCAGCCAGAACCGCTGGTCGCGGGCTGA